The Candidatus Bathyarchaeia archaeon genome has a segment encoding these proteins:
- a CDS encoding KEOPS complex subunit Pcc1, translated as MKAEVKITLTYMGKEEAKSICDGVSPDNLRRPRGLFIESWVSGESVITHIKYDGESFATLLSTIDDLLSCVATAERAILAVKRNI; from the coding sequence GTGAAAGCTGAAGTTAAGATAACGCTTACCTATATGGGAAAGGAGGAAGCTAAATCTATTTGCGATGGTGTTTCGCCAGACAACTTGAGGAGACCTAGAGGGCTATTTATAGAGTCGTGGGTTTCAGGTGAAAGTGTCATCACGCACATAAAATATGATGGCGAGAGTTTTGCAACGCTGCTATCAACGATAGACGATTTATTGAGCTGTGTAGCTACAGCTGAAAGAGCTATTTTGGCGGTGAAGAGAAACATTTAA
- a CDS encoding 30S ribosomal protein S19e, translated as MPTPFDVPPSTLIHRLARYLKDNVDAIEPPEWAPYVKTGVHAERAPQNPDWWYVRCASLLRKIYIMGPIGVERLRSEYGGRKRIGTRPEHARKGGGAIIRKALQQLEKAGLIKTVKGKGRVITSEGRSLLDALSAEIKRELERVNPALSKY; from the coding sequence TTGCCAACACCATTCGATGTCCCGCCCTCAACTTTAATACATCGATTAGCAAGATATCTAAAAGATAATGTTGATGCTATTGAACCCCCTGAATGGGCTCCATACGTGAAGACTGGTGTTCATGCGGAAAGAGCCCCGCAGAACCCAGACTGGTGGTATGTCCGCTGCGCCTCACTGCTTAGAAAAATCTATATTATGGGCCCAATAGGCGTGGAGCGGCTGCGCTCCGAATATGGTGGAAGAAAAAGGATAGGTACGAGGCCGGAGCATGCGAGGAAGGGTGGTGGAGCGATAATTAGGAAAGCCTTGCAGCAGCTTGAGAAGGCGGGCTTAATTAAAACTGTTAAGGGTAAAGGTAGAGTCATTACCTCAGAGGGAAGGAGCCTTCTAGATGCGCTTTCAGCTGAGATTAAAAGAGAGCTAGAGAGGGTTAACCCGGCCTTAAGCAAATATTAG
- a CDS encoding translation initiation factor IF-6, which produces MALFLLDVFGTASIGVFMRATDKFIVVPNQLPESTINKLERWFGITLIKTNVGGSALLGSLICANSHGIVLPHIVRDEEVAAFKTLRDVNITIMENSKKTAFGNLVLANDYGAVADPRLKRDEVKVISDTLGVEVVQGEIAGLPYVGSLALATNKGVLAHPLLKPGEEKLLGEILKASVSVGTINCGIPYISTGLVGNSRVAVAGSLTTGPEIFIIGRALKVVGENE; this is translated from the coding sequence ATGGCGCTGTTTCTCTTAGACGTTTTTGGAACAGCGAGCATAGGCGTATTTATGCGTGCAACGGACAAATTTATTGTTGTTCCAAATCAGCTTCCAGAAAGCACCATAAATAAACTTGAAAGATGGTTTGGCATCACGCTCATAAAAACTAATGTTGGTGGATCCGCGCTGTTAGGCTCGTTGATATGCGCAAACTCTCACGGCATAGTTCTACCCCACATAGTGCGAGACGAGGAGGTTGCCGCCTTCAAAACCCTAAGAGACGTGAACATAACCATTATGGAGAACAGTAAGAAGACGGCTTTCGGAAACCTTGTCTTAGCTAATGACTATGGTGCGGTTGCAGATCCTAGATTAAAGAGAGACGAGGTTAAAGTAATATCTGACACTTTAGGCGTCGAAGTTGTCCAAGGGGAAATAGCTGGGCTACCATACGTAGGTTCACTTGCACTCGCAACGAATAAAGGGGTCTTAGCCCACCCATTACTTAAACCCGGCGAAGAAAAACTTTTAGGTGAGATATTAAAAGCTTCAGTTAGTGTTGGAACAATTAACTGTGGAATCCCATATATATCTACGGGTTTAGTGGGAAACAGTCGGGTTGCTGTTGCAGGATCATTAACAACTGGCCCGGAAATCTTCATAATAGGTCGCGCCCTTAAGGTGGTTGGTGAAAATGAGTGA
- a CDS encoding ribonuclease P protein component 4, protein MTRKNRVVGIAMSRIKRLFSLAIEGLSENPDLSQRYVDIARRIAMRARIHLPKEYRLLICRRCKRFIFPGVSSRIRLQSGREPHVVITCLYCGKHMRIPLKRDRKCRGRV, encoded by the coding sequence ATGACCAGAAAAAATAGGGTTGTTGGGATAGCTATGAGCCGCATTAAACGATTATTTAGTTTAGCCATTGAGGGGCTCAGCGAGAACCCCGATTTATCTCAAAGATATGTGGATATAGCTAGAAGAATAGCCATGCGCGCTAGGATTCATTTACCAAAAGAATATCGCTTATTAATATGTAGGCGGTGTAAGAGGTTTATTTTCCCTGGTGTTAGCTCGCGCATCCGTCTGCAGTCTGGAAGAGAACCCCATGTTGTTATCACATGTTTATATTGCGGCAAACATATGAGAATACCGCTAAAGAGGGATAGAAAATGCAGGGGAAGAGTTTGA
- a CDS encoding DHH family phosphoesterase translates to MINERRLSDFVDSSKKVAEEIAGEASKGKKIFVISHMDADGISAAGIMGKALFRAGANFCIRIERWMDENVLKEASQLSEEDNLLVFIDMGSGYLDILGAKLNGRRIVILDHHQPIGKDRENFSHVNPHLFGIDGSREISSSGISYLVAKFLDRRNIDLAHLAVVGALGDLQDKYDDRRLGGVNDLIVKDAVEAGLLNVETDILFFGRETRPIYKALAYTTSPYIPGISGEEDKSLAFLSGLNIELKKNDRWRALRDLSQEEKRRLFSALHDYLISRGFRSEDIMNSLIGAVYILVREEPWTPLRDAREYALLLNATGRMNVSGLGVAICMGDRGRAYEEALKVLEEYRQTITRYLIWLNSNPDRVEEWENIYVLHGEKDIDERAISSISTIISMNLPKPDKPLVAYSYIPREKVIKVSARATETLAKAGLNIGEIIRAAAEKCSGIGGGHDVAAGAQIPYEQRMQFLKYVDSLVKESVMRLKRRES, encoded by the coding sequence ATGATTAATGAGAGACGCTTAAGCGATTTTGTTGATTCCTCTAAAAAGGTAGCTGAGGAAATAGCTGGAGAAGCCAGTAAGGGCAAAAAAATTTTCGTAATCTCTCATATGGATGCTGACGGGATCTCGGCCGCCGGAATAATGGGTAAAGCCCTATTTAGGGCTGGCGCAAACTTTTGCATTCGAATAGAGAGGTGGATGGATGAAAATGTTTTGAAGGAGGCTTCCCAGCTCAGCGAAGAAGATAACCTACTAGTTTTCATCGACATGGGAAGCGGATACCTAGATATTCTAGGTGCAAAGCTGAACGGGAGACGCATAGTCATACTCGATCATCATCAGCCCATTGGAAAAGATAGAGAGAATTTTTCACATGTGAACCCTCATCTCTTTGGCATAGACGGATCTAGAGAGATAAGTTCCTCTGGGATCTCATATCTCGTAGCTAAGTTTTTAGATAGGAGAAACATTGACCTTGCGCATTTAGCTGTCGTTGGGGCCCTAGGGGATTTACAGGATAAATATGATGATAGGAGACTTGGCGGGGTTAACGACTTAATAGTTAAGGACGCTGTTGAAGCAGGGCTTCTAAACGTTGAAACCGACATACTATTTTTCGGCAGAGAGACTCGACCAATATACAAGGCGTTGGCCTACACAACCAGCCCCTATATACCCGGAATAAGTGGTGAGGAAGATAAGAGCCTAGCCTTCTTAAGCGGATTAAACATTGAATTAAAGAAGAACGATAGGTGGCGGGCATTAAGAGATCTATCTCAGGAGGAGAAACGCAGACTGTTTTCAGCCCTACATGACTATCTAATTTCCAGGGGGTTCCGAAGCGAAGATATTATGAATTCGCTTATTGGAGCAGTTTACATCCTTGTGAGGGAGGAACCTTGGACGCCGCTGAGGGATGCGCGAGAATACGCTCTACTATTAAATGCCACCGGGAGAATGAATGTTTCGGGTTTAGGCGTAGCCATATGCATGGGCGATAGAGGCAGGGCATATGAAGAAGCCCTTAAAGTGCTGGAAGAGTATAGGCAGACGATAACTAGATATCTCATATGGCTTAACAGTAATCCGGATCGCGTTGAAGAGTGGGAGAACATATATGTTCTGCACGGAGAGAAGGATATTGATGAGCGGGCGATAAGCAGCATATCAACGATAATTTCAATGAACTTACCTAAACCAGATAAGCCTCTAGTGGCCTACTCCTACATCCCGAGGGAAAAGGTGATTAAAGTGTCCGCACGCGCAACAGAGACCCTTGCAAAAGCCGGATTAAACATTGGGGAGATAATACGCGCTGCCGCAGAGAAATGCTCTGGGATAGGGGGTGGACACGATGTTGCCGCCGGGGCTCAGATACCCTACGAGCAGAGGATGCAATTCTTAAAATATGTTGATTCGCTCGTTAAGGAAAGCGTAATGAGGCTGAAACGCCGTGAAAGCTGA
- the rrp42 gene encoding exosome complex protein Rrp42, which translates to MSSIMVSRIRQRQIYQMIASGKRLDGRGLMDYRPIKIEAGIIEKAEGSARVLLGKTEIIVGIKVEVGEPFSDRPNEGVFTVNSEFVPLASPEFEPGPPNEEAIELARVVDRGVREARAINLEKLCLIPGKKVYVLFIDIYVLNHDGNLIDASAMASLAALLNTKIPVYVVENGEVKRTGEYMPLPMKNYPIAVTFANISDKMVVDPWLEEEEVMNARLTITCDKDSNICAIQKGGQGALTPQQIIEAAYIAREKSEELRRLVVGNFGKKM; encoded by the coding sequence ATGTCTTCAATAATGGTTTCACGTATAAGACAAAGACAAATATATCAGATGATTGCTTCTGGAAAGAGGCTTGACGGCAGGGGGCTCATGGATTACCGGCCGATTAAAATAGAGGCCGGTATAATCGAGAAGGCTGAAGGATCAGCAAGAGTCTTGCTGGGTAAAACAGAAATCATTGTGGGGATCAAAGTCGAGGTCGGTGAACCGTTTTCAGATAGACCTAATGAGGGGGTTTTCACGGTTAACTCCGAGTTCGTACCCTTAGCCTCACCGGAGTTTGAGCCCGGTCCACCAAACGAAGAAGCCATTGAGCTCGCGAGGGTTGTTGATAGAGGTGTAAGGGAGGCTCGAGCGATTAATTTAGAAAAGCTTTGCTTGATACCGGGGAAGAAAGTTTACGTCCTATTCATCGATATATATGTCCTTAACCATGATGGCAACCTGATAGATGCTTCAGCCATGGCTTCTTTAGCAGCGCTGCTCAACACTAAAATACCGGTGTACGTTGTTGAAAACGGTGAAGTTAAAAGGACCGGAGAGTATATGCCGCTGCCAATGAAGAATTATCCGATAGCCGTAACATTTGCAAATATAAGCGATAAGATGGTGGTAGACCCCTGGCTCGAAGAGGAGGAGGTTATGAACGCTCGGCTAACGATAACCTGTGATAAGGACTCTAACATATGCGCTATACAGAAGGGCGGTCAGGGCGCTTTAACACCGCAACAGATTATAGAAGCTGCCTATATAGCTAGAGAGAAATCTGAGGAATTAAGGAGGCTGGTGGTGGGAAACTTTGGGAAGAAAATGTAA
- a CDS encoding 50S ribosomal protein L39e, whose amino-acid sequence MARNKPLAKKLRLISAGKESSPIPSWVIAKTLGKVTRIPKRHWRRSKIKP is encoded by the coding sequence TTGGCCAGAAATAAGCCTCTCGCTAAAAAGCTTAGGCTAATAAGCGCTGGTAAAGAGAGTAGCCCCATACCATCATGGGTTATAGCGAAGACTCTGGGCAAGGTTACAAGGATACCTAAGAGGCATTGGAGAAGAAGCAAGATAAAGCCTTAA
- the pfdA gene encoding prefoldin subunit alpha, translated as MSTSTGSIEDEVRRLIVELRVLENTAESLQLRVNLVNANLTELNLASMSLEGIEKKDSNSIFVPIGGGSYIKAILEETDKVVYGVGAGVAIEKTIKEAKEDIANRIAELSKAKVALEQQLNQVLAGMRERQTRLQELTSRLRRQG; from the coding sequence ATGTCGACATCAACCGGGTCTATAGAGGATGAGGTTAGAAGGCTCATAGTTGAGTTAAGAGTGCTGGAGAACACTGCTGAAAGCCTCCAGTTGAGAGTAAACCTAGTCAACGCTAATTTAACAGAGCTCAATTTAGCCAGCATGTCTCTTGAGGGCATTGAGAAGAAAGATTCAAATTCAATTTTTGTCCCGATAGGCGGCGGCTCATATATTAAGGCTATTCTTGAGGAAACCGATAAAGTCGTCTACGGGGTAGGCGCAGGAGTAGCCATCGAGAAAACAATAAAGGAAGCTAAAGAAGACATAGCGAATAGAATAGCTGAGCTAAGTAAGGCTAAGGTAGCGTTAGAACAGCAGTTAAACCAAGTTTTGGCCGGTATGCGGGAGAGGCAGACGAGGCTCCAAGAATTAACCTCTAGGCTCAGGAGACAGGGTTGA
- a CDS encoding KEOPS complex subunit Pcc1, producing MIREASATLRITYPSEREAEIVSKSIQPETLATVKYRSRVKVIREGRNMTLIFESKDTTALRAAINSYLSWLTLLKNVYSFLESQK from the coding sequence ATGATTAGAGAAGCGAGCGCCACATTGCGCATCACTTATCCTTCGGAAAGGGAGGCGGAGATCGTAAGTAAATCCATTCAACCGGAGACTCTGGCGACAGTAAAGTATCGCTCAAGGGTTAAGGTGATTAGAGAGGGCAGAAACATGACGCTGATCTTTGAATCAAAAGACACAACCGCCCTTAGAGCCGCAATAAACTCATATTTAAGCTGGCTTACTCTTCTTAAAAACGTTTATAGTTTCTTAGAGAGCCAGAAGTAA
- the rpl18a gene encoding 50S ribosomal protein L18Ae, with product MSEVKVYTIVGKITKPNFKTMFKKEIRALKPEHALEEIYKILGSKHRVKRFHIKILKIEESRCIEET from the coding sequence ATGAGTGAAGTTAAAGTTTACACGATAGTTGGAAAGATAACAAAACCAAACTTTAAAACAATGTTTAAAAAGGAGATTAGAGCGCTGAAGCCGGAGCATGCTTTAGAGGAAATATACAAGATCCTTGGCAGTAAACATAGGGTTAAGCGCTTCCACATAAAAATCTTGAAGATCGAGGAGTCCCGCTGCATAGAAGAAACCTAA
- a CDS encoding ribosome assembly factor SBDS codes for MSRNYTIARISIGGENFEILVKPDPAFAFRSGKSVSLSDILVTDVIFTDANKGLRAPEKKLKEAFGTTDPIEIAKIILKKGALQLTTQQRRQMIEEKRRQIIDFISRNAIDPRTKLPHPPTRIEQALEQVHFSVDPFKSVEEQVNEAIKALRTILPLSIEKISVAVKIPAEYTGKSYGALKSFGTIKNENWLSDGSLLVVLEIPMGLHGPLLEKMGELTRGNAEVKILK; via the coding sequence ATGAGCAGAAATTATACTATCGCTCGCATAAGCATAGGTGGGGAAAACTTCGAGATCCTAGTTAAGCCTGATCCAGCTTTTGCCTTCCGCAGCGGGAAATCGGTTTCATTATCAGATATTCTTGTAACTGACGTCATATTTACCGACGCAAATAAGGGTTTAAGGGCCCCTGAAAAAAAGCTTAAGGAAGCATTTGGAACAACCGACCCCATAGAGATAGCTAAAATTATACTTAAAAAGGGAGCCTTACAGCTAACCACTCAACAAAGAAGACAGATGATCGAAGAAAAGCGAAGACAAATAATCGATTTTATATCGCGTAACGCTATTGATCCGAGAACTAAGCTACCGCATCCTCCAACACGCATAGAGCAGGCTCTAGAGCAGGTTCATTTCTCGGTAGACCCCTTTAAAAGCGTAGAGGAGCAGGTTAATGAAGCCATTAAAGCCCTGCGAACAATTCTGCCGCTGAGCATTGAGAAAATATCCGTCGCGGTTAAAATACCCGCTGAGTATACTGGTAAATCTTATGGTGCACTCAAATCATTCGGCACAATAAAAAATGAAAATTGGTTAAGCGACGGGTCGCTTCTAGTCGTCTTAGAAATACCTATGGGGCTTCACGGTCCCTTACTGGAGAAAATGGGCGAATTAACGCGTGGAAATGCTGAGGTCAAAATCTTAAAGTAA
- a CDS encoding 50S ribosomal protein L37ae — protein MGRKCKKTGPARGFGPRYGVSVRRRYISVITEMKKRHICPKCGLRSVRRDSVGIWVCGKCGLRFTGGAYTPTTKIGAITERTIKGT, from the coding sequence TTGGGAAGAAAATGTAAGAAGACTGGTCCGGCGAGAGGTTTCGGTCCAAGATACGGGGTGTCAGTTAGGAGACGATACATTAGCGTAATTACCGAGATGAAGAAGCGACATATATGTCCAAAATGCGGCTTAAGATCTGTACGTAGAGACAGCGTCGGCATATGGGTCTGCGGAAAATGCGGACTTAGATTTACCGGCGGCGCCTACACGCCGACAACTAAGATCGGCGCGATAACTGAGCGCACCATTAAAGGCACCTAA
- a CDS encoding DNA-binding protein: protein MESDYEKELEEIRRRKLMDLQQRMLQEKEEEEARRREEAQRQVILRRILTPEARQRLANLKMVRPDFAAQLEAQLIQIAQQGLVKIPIEDEQLKEILRKLQESRREIRIRRM, encoded by the coding sequence ATGGAATCAGACTATGAGAAAGAGCTTGAGGAAATAAGAAGGCGGAAACTCATGGATTTACAGCAGAGGATGCTTCAGGAGAAGGAGGAAGAAGAGGCTAGAAGAAGAGAGGAAGCGCAAAGGCAGGTCATTTTAAGGAGGATACTAACGCCTGAAGCTAGACAGAGGCTTGCGAATCTGAAGATGGTTAGACCTGATTTCGCGGCGCAGCTAGAGGCTCAGCTAATTCAAATAGCGCAGCAGGGATTAGTGAAAATACCTATAGAGGACGAGCAGTTAAAGGAGATTTTGAGGAAACTTCAGGAGAGTAGGAGAGAAATTCGTATAAGGAGGATGTAA
- the rrp4 gene encoding exosome complex RNA-binding protein Rrp4 produces MFYFENRQIVTPGELLAEGDYIAGNNTYKEGFKIYASRLGLVEYEGRTVQVIALNTIYIPSPGDQVIGKIEDISVNGWTVDINSPYKGILRANDAFSKPFKQQRDNLASLLDVGDLILAKVIAFDRTTDPTLTIREPGLGKITQGQIVKVSPAKVPRIIGRKASMINMLKRETECKITVGRNGIILVSGPSPENERLAILAIEKIAQEAHTSGLTDRIAEMIRREKGVKT; encoded by the coding sequence ATGTTTTATTTTGAGAATAGGCAGATTGTGACGCCCGGAGAGCTTTTAGCTGAAGGCGACTATATAGCTGGAAATAACACGTATAAGGAAGGGTTTAAGATTTATGCAAGTAGGCTTGGCCTTGTTGAGTATGAGGGAAGAACAGTTCAGGTTATCGCTTTAAACACCATTTATATTCCTTCTCCGGGCGATCAGGTTATTGGTAAAATAGAGGATATCAGCGTTAATGGCTGGACCGTTGACATAAATTCCCCATATAAGGGCATTTTAAGGGCCAATGACGCCTTCAGTAAGCCATTTAAGCAGCAGAGGGATAATTTGGCAAGCCTACTTGATGTTGGAGACCTGATACTTGCAAAGGTTATAGCGTTTGATAGAACTACTGATCCGACCCTCACTATACGTGAGCCTGGGCTCGGAAAAATAACTCAGGGGCAAATAGTTAAAGTGTCCCCGGCTAAGGTTCCAAGGATAATTGGGCGTAAAGCCTCTATGATAAATATGCTTAAGAGGGAGACCGAGTGTAAGATAACAGTTGGGCGTAACGGTATAATACTTGTTTCTGGGCCAAGCCCTGAAAATGAGAGGCTAGCTATATTGGCGATCGAGAAAATAGCGCAGGAGGCGCATACATCCGGGTTAACTGATAGGATAGCCGAAATGATTAGGAGAGAGAAAGGTGTAAAAACATGA
- the ftsY gene encoding signal recognition particle-docking protein FtsY: MFEKLRDALSGLLDRVSTVELKPENLQEILWEFKLTLLENDVALAVAEHICGEVEKRIVGLKVGRFEDKRKAIREVLRSILLDILKVQEKIDLFDLVERKRALKEPYVIVFVGINGTGKTTTIAKIANLLLKKGYSVVLACSDTFRAGSIEQLEQHAKRLGVPMIKHKYGSDAAAVAYDAVQYARAKGINVVLIDTSGRMQTNRNLMMEMEKIIRVVKPDLTIFVGDALTGNDAVSQAEEFSKYVDISGSILTKMDADAKGGAAISIAYMTKKPILFLGVGQKYDDIEPFRPETIVDRILGYS, from the coding sequence ATGTTCGAGAAGCTCCGTGACGCGTTAAGTGGATTATTGGATAGAGTTTCAACTGTAGAACTTAAGCCAGAGAACCTGCAGGAGATTCTTTGGGAGTTTAAGCTTACGCTTTTAGAGAACGACGTTGCCTTAGCTGTCGCAGAACACATATGCGGTGAAGTGGAGAAGAGAATAGTTGGGCTGAAAGTAGGCAGATTTGAAGATAAACGTAAGGCTATAAGGGAAGTTTTAAGGAGCATTCTGCTGGACATTCTTAAAGTCCAGGAGAAAATAGACCTATTTGATTTGGTTGAGAGAAAGCGAGCTTTAAAGGAACCGTACGTCATAGTTTTCGTCGGAATAAATGGGACTGGAAAAACAACAACCATCGCTAAAATAGCGAACCTGCTGCTTAAGAAGGGTTACTCGGTGGTCTTAGCGTGCAGCGACACATTCAGGGCTGGCTCAATAGAGCAGCTTGAGCAGCATGCGAAAAGGCTTGGGGTCCCCATGATTAAGCATAAATATGGTTCAGATGCTGCCGCGGTGGCTTACGACGCTGTGCAATATGCTAGGGCTAAAGGGATAAATGTTGTTTTAATAGACACGTCTGGAAGGATGCAGACTAACAGGAATCTTATGATGGAAATGGAGAAAATAATTCGCGTGGTTAAACCAGACTTAACAATATTTGTTGGAGACGCTTTAACCGGGAACGACGCTGTTTCGCAGGCAGAAGAATTCAGTAAATACGTTGATATAAGCGGATCAATATTAACGAAGATGGATGCTGACGCGAAAGGTGGAGCTGCGATCTCCATAGCGTACATGACGAAGAAGCCGATATTATTTCTGGGGGTTGGGCAGAAATACGATGACATAGAGCCCTTTAGACCTGAAACAATAGTGGATCGAATATTGGGATACTCCTAG
- a CDS encoding YhbY family RNA-binding protein, with protein sequence MRRTTSLKPTAHIGKRGVTETQVREIAKQLEARRKVKVKVLKSALVECSVEEIARRIAQETGSRIVQIIGHTFTLYKPKRRMR encoded by the coding sequence TTGAGAAGAACAACCAGTTTAAAGCCGACAGCGCATATAGGGAAGAGAGGTGTGACGGAAACTCAGGTAAGAGAGATAGCGAAGCAGCTTGAGGCTAGAAGAAAGGTGAAAGTTAAGGTTTTAAAATCAGCCCTAGTTGAGTGCAGCGTAGAGGAGATTGCCCGGAGGATAGCGCAAGAGACGGGCTCAAGAATAGTTCAGATAATAGGGCATACGTTTACGCTTTATAAGCCTAAGAGAAGGATGCGTTAA
- the rrp41 gene encoding exosome complex exonuclease Rrp41, translating into MSGKIRLIDENGLRVDGRKPNELRPIKMEVGVLSNADGSAYIEQGKSKILAAVYGPREVHPRHLALPDRALLRCRYHMAPFSVEERKSPAPSRREIELSKVIREALEPAIFLEKFPRTSIDLFIEVLQADGGTRCAGTTVAALALADAGIPMRDLVVACAAGKVDGVLVLDLNDLEDKEGEADLPVAYMPNLGLVSLLQMDGILTFEEFKQALNLAVEGCKQIYKLQKEALKSKCVAIKEEVEEACLQ; encoded by the coding sequence ATGAGTGGAAAAATTAGGCTCATTGATGAAAATGGTTTAAGAGTTGATGGGAGAAAACCAAACGAGTTAAGGCCAATAAAGATGGAGGTAGGCGTGCTAAGTAATGCCGACGGGTCAGCGTACATTGAGCAGGGCAAAAGCAAAATCCTCGCAGCGGTTTATGGTCCTAGAGAGGTTCATCCGCGACACCTAGCGCTCCCGGATAGAGCCCTCTTAAGGTGCAGATATCATATGGCGCCATTCTCCGTTGAGGAGCGCAAATCGCCCGCTCCTTCGAGACGTGAAATAGAGCTCTCAAAAGTTATAAGGGAGGCTCTTGAACCAGCAATATTTCTTGAAAAATTTCCGAGAACATCTATAGACTTATTCATTGAAGTGCTTCAGGCCGATGGGGGGACAAGGTGCGCTGGTACAACTGTTGCAGCCCTAGCCCTAGCTGACGCCGGAATACCCATGAGAGACTTAGTTGTCGCATGTGCCGCTGGAAAAGTTGATGGCGTCTTAGTCCTAGACCTCAACGACCTTGAAGATAAAGAGGGGGAGGCTGATCTGCCGGTAGCCTACATGCCCAATCTAGGCTTAGTCTCGCTTCTACAGATGGATGGAATTTTAACCTTTGAAGAGTTTAAGCAAGCTTTAAACCTAGCAGTTGAAGGGTGCAAACAAATATATAAGCTTCAGAAGGAAGCCTTAAAATCTAAGTGTGTTGCAATTAAGGAGGAAGTTGAGGAAGCATGTCTTCAATAA
- the psmA gene encoding archaeal proteasome endopeptidase complex subunit alpha, whose amino-acid sequence MTKRMSVFAVPGAYDRAITVFSPDGRLFQVEYALETVYRGSTIVGILCPEGVVIGAEEKIESRLQNPKFSQKIYEVDEHIGAAVVGLSSDARVLVDEARVFAQTSRLMYDEAVDVEMVAKRIGDIKQMYTQHGGVRPFGVSIIFAGVDKGGCQLFTTDPSGTYRAYKAVAIGIGRETAENILKEEYRDDLTLEESIKLCVKCLLKSMQARGEQPRIKVAVVPTHTKRFRILTDEEIEKYIKEIQA is encoded by the coding sequence GTGACAAAAAGGATGTCGGTCTTCGCCGTCCCCGGAGCATATGACAGAGCCATCACAGTTTTCTCTCCAGACGGTCGTCTCTTTCAAGTGGAGTATGCGTTGGAAACAGTCTATAGGGGGTCAACCATTGTCGGCATACTATGCCCTGAAGGGGTTGTCATAGGGGCAGAGGAGAAAATAGAGTCTAGGCTACAAAACCCAAAGTTCAGCCAGAAGATCTATGAGGTTGACGAGCATATCGGTGCAGCTGTTGTGGGTTTAAGCTCTGATGCGCGCGTATTAGTGGATGAGGCGAGAGTTTTCGCTCAAACCAGTAGGCTAATGTATGATGAGGCTGTGGACGTGGAGATGGTTGCCAAGAGGATTGGCGACATAAAGCAAATGTACACGCAGCATGGGGGCGTTAGGCCATTCGGCGTCTCAATAATTTTCGCGGGCGTGGATAAGGGCGGATGCCAGCTATTTACGACCGACCCAAGCGGAACCTATAGGGCCTACAAGGCTGTTGCGATAGGGATTGGACGTGAAACCGCTGAGAACATCCTTAAAGAGGAGTACCGTGACGATCTGACGCTTGAAGAATCTATTAAATTATGTGTTAAATGCTTGTTAAAGTCCATGCAGGCGCGCGGCGAACAACCTAGAATTAAGGTGGCTGTGGTTCCAACCCACACAAAGCGTTTTAGGATACTGACTGATGAGGAAATTGAGAAGTATATAAAGGAGATACAAGCTTAA
- a CDS encoding 50S ribosomal protein L31e has protein sequence MSEEEKVEAEAGEEKKEGESEIVEERIYIVPLGRAWITPVTKRTPRAMRLLKAFVKRHMKVDEDSIRISNEVNERVWYRGVEKPPRKIRVRVTKDRDGLVTVHLAEGE, from the coding sequence ATGAGCGAAGAAGAGAAGGTTGAGGCGGAGGCTGGTGAAGAGAAGAAAGAGGGTGAAAGCGAGATAGTAGAGGAGCGCATATATATTGTTCCGCTTGGCAGAGCTTGGATCACCCCTGTAACTAAAAGGACGCCTAGAGCCATGCGCCTACTTAAAGCGTTCGTTAAGAGACATATGAAGGTTGATGAAGACTCCATAAGAATCTCTAATGAAGTCAATGAGAGGGTATGGTATAGAGGTGTAGAGAAGCCCCCTCGTAAGATTAGGGTGAGGGTAACTAAAGATAGAGATGGATTAGTAACAGTTCATTTAGCTGAAGGAGAATAG